TCGCTTCCAGCCGAGCGGCTTCACCAACACGCCCGAAGTGCCGGTCGCAACCTCTGTCGTCGATTACATCTTCCGATGGCTGAAGGCTAAGTTCTTGGATTCTGGCGCGACCGAAGCGCCGGTGGCCGTCGCCGCTTCTCCCACAGCTTCTAGCGAATGGGGCGAGGTGATCACCCTTCAAAGCGATGCGCCGCCCTGCCCCGTATGCGGCATGATCATGGTGCGCAGCGGCGCTTGCCATCAATGCTTAAACTGCGGCACTTCTTATGGTTGCGGTTAGGTATACTCGGCAAAATCCATAGGAGGATGCAAGAGATGAAACGCGTAACTTTGTTTGCCTGCGTCGCCGCATGCTTTCTTGCAACGGTCGCCATCGCCGATGACGCTTCCGACATCAAGAAGCTCTATGCTCAGTTGTCCAGCGGCTTCAAATCCAAGAACGTCGATGCCGTATTGGCCACCGGAACTGCCGACTACAAGAGCAAGGGAATGGATGGAAAAGTGAAGAGCCGCGAGGAAGTCAAGCAAGAGCTTCAGATGATGTTCACGGTGCTCACTTCCGTCGACAAGGTCGCGATCACGCCGACCAAAATCACCGTGAACGGGAAGAACGCGACCGTCGCCACCACTTACGTGTTCGAAGGCAAGAGCAAGGACGAGAAAGACCCGAAGAAAATCCACACGCTGAAGATGACGGGCGAGGGCAAGGACACTTTGGTTAAGACTTCGGCCGGATGGCGCTTCTCCATGTCGCACGACACCAAGCAAGAAATATGGATGGACGGAAAGAAGATGGACATGTCGCCTCCTCCGCCCGCCGCCAACAAGCCAAAGACTCCCGCTAAGCCTAACAGCAAGAAGTAAGCGCCTCATTGAGGCAGGCGATGGCCGCCTGCCTCAATTGCACCCCATTCCAAACGTCGTCAAGACGATCGCCAGGTCGATGTCGTCCACCACGCCATCGCGATTGATATCTTCGGGACCATTGCTCGTCGCGCCAAACCGGGTTAGCACGCGAGACAGGTCCGTGTCGTCAACGCAGTAGTCCTCGTTCAAATCTGCGAACGGCTTCTGCTGATACCGAACGGTCATCATATCCTGGCCCCACACGGGGTGAGTCGTGTAGCCCGCCGCGAACACATTGTTGTTCAGATCGATCGTGGCGGCCAAGGGAGCGTCGTCATAATTGCCGCCCCCGTCCGTCGCCTGGCTTGAGATGATCGAACCGGACGAGTCGTAGAGCGCTATGGCAAAATCCAAATAGCCGTTGACCGCTGAAGCATAGCCAACCACAAAGACCGTATCCAGGTCTCCAAGGAGAGCCACGATCAAGCCGTCCACGCCGGATCCGCCCATTTGCCGATTCCAAAGCAATGTGCCGCTT
The nucleotide sequence above comes from Armatimonadota bacterium. Encoded proteins:
- a CDS encoding nuclear transport factor 2 family protein — translated: MKRVTLFACVAACFLATVAIADDASDIKKLYAQLSSGFKSKNVDAVLATGTADYKSKGMDGKVKSREEVKQELQMMFTVLTSVDKVAITPTKITVNGKNATVATTYVFEGKSKDEKDPKKIHTLKMTGEGKDTLVKTSAGWRFSMSHDTKQEIWMDGKKMDMSPPPPAANKPKTPAKPNSKK